The following proteins are co-located in the Gloeocapsa sp. PCC 7428 genome:
- a CDS encoding aspartate-semialdehyde dehydrogenase, with the protein MSKSYRVAILGATGAVGAELLDLLASRNFPIASLKLLASPRSAGKSLPFQGENIVVEAVSDRAFDNLDIVLASAGGSTSKAWAAKAVAAGAVVIDNSSAFRMEPHVPLVVPEVNPQAAARHQGIIANPNCTTILMTVAVWPLHQVKRVQRIVAATYQSASGAGARAMEEVKIQAQAILNGETPVAEILPYPLAFNLFPHNSPLNDLGYCEEEMKMVNETRKIFNDQNIRVTATCVRVPVLRAHSEAINLEFETPMSVQEAKEILQNAPGVQIVEDWQANHFPMPIEATGRDPVLVGRIRQDISHPHGLEIWLCGDQIRKGAALNAVQIAELLIEKNWLQPATSENQLSATSNRG; encoded by the coding sequence TTGTCAAAATCATATCGTGTTGCTATTTTAGGCGCGACAGGCGCTGTTGGTGCAGAGCTACTAGATTTACTAGCTAGTAGAAACTTTCCCATCGCTAGCTTAAAACTCTTAGCATCTCCTCGAAGTGCAGGTAAGAGTTTGCCGTTTCAAGGAGAAAACATTGTTGTAGAAGCCGTCAGCGATCGCGCATTTGATAACTTAGACATCGTTTTGGCATCAGCAGGCGGTTCTACTTCCAAAGCATGGGCAGCAAAAGCTGTTGCGGCGGGTGCGGTTGTGATTGATAATTCCAGCGCTTTTCGTATGGAACCACACGTTCCCTTAGTCGTTCCCGAAGTCAATCCCCAAGCTGCTGCTCGTCATCAAGGAATCATTGCTAATCCCAACTGTACGACGATTCTCATGACTGTCGCAGTTTGGCCATTACACCAAGTCAAGCGCGTACAGCGCATTGTCGCAGCCACTTATCAATCTGCCAGTGGTGCTGGGGCTAGAGCAATGGAAGAAGTAAAAATCCAAGCGCAGGCGATTTTAAATGGAGAAACACCAGTCGCTGAGATTTTGCCTTATCCGTTGGCGTTTAACTTGTTCCCGCACAATTCTCCGCTTAATGACTTGGGATACTGCGAGGAAGAAATGAAAATGGTCAACGAAACTCGCAAGATTTTTAATGACCAAAACATTCGAGTCACAGCAACTTGTGTTCGGGTTCCCGTCTTACGCGCGCACTCAGAAGCAATAAACTTAGAATTTGAGACACCGATGAGTGTCCAAGAAGCAAAAGAAATTCTGCAAAATGCTCCAGGAGTGCAAATTGTCGAAGACTGGCAAGCCAACCATTTCCCCATGCCAATTGAGGCGACAGGTCGCGATCCCGTTCTGGTTGGGCGTATTCGCCAAGATATTTCGCATCCACACGGCTTAGAAATATGGCTTTGTGGCGACCAAATCCGCAAAGGCGCAGCGTTAAATGCGGTACAGATTGCCGAACTGTTGATCGAAAAAAACTGGTTACAACCAGCGACGTCTGAAAATCAACTATCAGCAACAAGTAATCGTGGGTAA
- the dapA gene encoding 4-hydroxy-tetrahydrodipicolinate synthase: MIDFGRVATAMITPFKKDGSVNYAVAEQLAVYLAENGTDTIVVCGTTGESPTLSWDEEYELFQVILKAVAGKALVMAGTGSNSTKEAIAATQKAAKIGVHGSLQIVPYYNKPPQAGIYQHFKAIAQACPEIPIILYNVPGRTGINVHPDTVARLAEIENIVGIKESSGNLDQASEIRRITPSEFKLYSGDDSLTLPLLSIGGSGVVSVASHLVGTQLQSMVQAFTSGQIQKATQIHLKLFPLFKALFTTTNPIPIKAALRLQGWEVGSTRLPLYEEVDEVSQKLKTILIETGIL, from the coding sequence GTGATAGATTTTGGACGAGTTGCAACCGCGATGATTACGCCATTTAAAAAAGATGGCAGCGTCAATTATGCTGTAGCGGAGCAACTAGCAGTGTATCTGGCTGAAAACGGGACAGATACGATAGTCGTCTGTGGGACAACTGGTGAATCACCCACACTTTCTTGGGATGAAGAGTACGAGTTATTTCAAGTCATCCTCAAAGCCGTAGCGGGAAAAGCTTTGGTAATGGCAGGAACAGGGTCGAATTCGACAAAAGAAGCGATCGCAGCAACACAAAAAGCCGCTAAAATAGGAGTACATGGATCTTTACAAATTGTTCCTTACTACAATAAGCCGCCCCAAGCTGGTATCTATCAACACTTTAAGGCGATCGCCCAAGCTTGTCCTGAGATACCAATTATTTTGTATAACGTGCCCGGGCGAACTGGCATCAATGTCCATCCTGATACAGTAGCGCGGTTGGCGGAGATAGAAAACATAGTAGGGATCAAAGAATCAAGTGGTAATCTTGACCAAGCGAGTGAAATTCGGCGGATAACTCCCAGTGAATTCAAACTATACTCAGGTGATGATTCCTTGACATTACCGTTATTATCAATTGGTGGTAGCGGTGTAGTGAGTGTTGCAAGTCATTTGGTAGGCACGCAGCTACAAAGTATGGTTCAAGCTTTTACATCAGGGCAAATTCAAAAAGCAACTCAAATTCATTTGAAACTTTTTCCACTATTCAAAGCTCTATTTACGACAACTAATCCAATTCCTATAAAAGCAGCGCTCAGACTCCAAGGATGGGAAGTTGGTTCAACACGCTTACCGCTTTATGAAGAAGTGGATGAAGTTAGTCAAAAACTCAAAACGATACTTATAGAAACCGGTATTTTGTGA
- a CDS encoding ribonuclease J, whose amino-acid sequence MSNNESAAVKIIPLGGLHEIGKNTCVFEYDDEIILLDAGLAFPTDEMHGVNIVLPDMTYLRENRHKIKGMIVTHGHEDHIGGIAFHLKQFEIPVIYGPRLAMTMLEGKLEEAGVRDRTELRSVRPRDVVRLGSSFLVEFIRNTHSIADSFTVAIHTPVGAIIHTGDFKIDHTPVDGEFFDLHRLAEHGEKGVLCLISDSTNSEVPGHTPSERSVYPNLDRIFSQASGRLLITTFASSVHRINMILELAKKHKRVVSVVGRSMLNVIAHARNLGYIKCEDELLQPLHVVRSLPDEQVLILTTGSQGEPMSALTRISKGEHSQLRIREGDTVVFSANPIPGNTIAVVNTIDRLMMQGAKVVYGKEKGIHVSGHGCQEDQKLMLALTKPKFFLPVHGEYRMLMKHAETAQSMGIPPENMVIIRNGDVVEVSQDSIQIAGKVPAGIELVDTSGSGMVSGTVLKERQQLAEEGIVTIAAAVDWNGKLMIKPEIHLRGVVISIERSLLQKWVQERIENFLHYRWSDFAQATNGEQPEVDWAGLQGQLERELYREIRRELQCQPSVTLLLQTPDEPTKVADGRRRRRTAAQVAS is encoded by the coding sequence ATGAGCAACAACGAATCAGCAGCAGTCAAAATCATTCCCCTTGGTGGGCTACATGAAATTGGTAAAAACACTTGTGTCTTTGAATATGATGATGAAATCATTCTGTTAGATGCAGGGCTAGCGTTTCCTACCGATGAAATGCATGGCGTCAATATTGTGCTGCCAGACATGACGTATCTGCGGGAAAATCGCCATAAGATTAAAGGCATGATTGTGACCCACGGTCATGAAGATCATATCGGGGGAATTGCGTTTCACCTTAAGCAATTTGAAATTCCTGTCATTTATGGTCCTCGCTTAGCAATGACAATGCTAGAGGGTAAACTTGAAGAAGCAGGAGTTCGCGATCGCACTGAACTCAGAAGCGTACGCCCCCGCGATGTTGTGCGCCTAGGTTCCTCATTTTTAGTCGAGTTTATTCGCAATACGCACTCGATTGCTGATAGCTTTACTGTCGCAATTCATACTCCAGTAGGCGCGATCATTCATACAGGAGACTTCAAAATTGACCATACTCCGGTAGATGGCGAATTCTTCGATTTACACCGTTTAGCAGAACATGGAGAAAAGGGAGTTCTGTGCTTAATTAGCGACTCGACAAACTCAGAAGTTCCTGGACACACGCCTTCAGAACGCTCGGTTTATCCTAATTTAGACCGCATTTTTAGCCAAGCATCAGGGCGACTTTTAATCACAACTTTTGCTTCCTCGGTACATCGAATCAACATGATTTTAGAGTTGGCGAAGAAGCATAAGCGTGTCGTCTCGGTCGTTGGGCGTTCGATGCTGAATGTGATTGCCCATGCGCGGAACTTAGGCTATATCAAATGCGAAGATGAGCTTTTGCAACCGTTGCACGTTGTGCGATCGCTTCCTGACGAGCAAGTACTCATTCTCACCACAGGTTCTCAAGGCGAACCAATGTCAGCCTTAACGCGAATCTCTAAAGGCGAACATTCACAACTGCGTATTCGTGAGGGCGATACCGTCGTCTTCTCAGCTAACCCAATTCCAGGCAATACAATTGCGGTTGTGAATACTATAGACCGCTTGATGATGCAGGGAGCAAAAGTTGTCTATGGTAAAGAAAAAGGAATTCATGTTTCGGGTCACGGTTGTCAGGAAGACCAAAAGCTGATGCTAGCACTGACCAAACCAAAGTTCTTCTTACCCGTACACGGCGAATATCGTATGCTGATGAAGCACGCCGAAACCGCGCAAAGCATGGGAATTCCGCCAGAAAACATGGTCATTATTCGTAACGGCGATGTTGTTGAAGTTTCCCAAGACTCGATTCAAATCGCAGGTAAAGTTCCAGCAGGAATCGAGTTAGTCGATACGTCCGGTTCAGGAATGGTCAGTGGTACAGTTCTTAAAGAGCGCCAGCAGCTTGCAGAAGAAGGAATTGTTACCATCGCCGCCGCCGTAGACTGGAATGGGAAATTGATGATTAAACCCGAAATTCATCTGCGCGGTGTAGTGATCTCAATTGAGCGATCGCTACTGCAAAAATGGGTACAAGAGCGTATCGAAAATTTCCTACACTATCGTTGGTCAGACTTTGCGCAAGCAACTAATGGGGAACAACCCGAAGTTGATTGGGCGGGACTTCAAGGACAACTCGAACGCGAACTTTATCGCGAAATCCGGCGCGAACTTCAGTGTCAACCGTCTGTCACCTTATTACTACAAACTCCTGACGAACCTACGAAAGTTGCTGATGGTAGACGTCGTCGCCGTACTGCTGCTCAAGTAGCCTCGTAA
- a CDS encoding Mo-dependent nitrogenase C-terminal domain-containing protein, with translation MNVSEYTTKILLSSWVGIDQAIAANSPSQPLQQPGGTPKFDILQPLRQWVNKINVGDRKFAHRLCQLIPAQCPFERDLKLFGRTLHIPPMCKLNPLYEEVVGLRFRALCYLADECGEDITAYC, from the coding sequence ATGAATGTATCCGAGTACACAACAAAAATTTTACTTTCTAGCTGGGTAGGAATTGACCAAGCCATTGCTGCCAATAGCCCTAGCCAACCGTTACAACAACCTGGCGGTACGCCTAAGTTTGATATTTTGCAACCGCTACGTCAATGGGTTAACAAGATCAACGTTGGCGATCGCAAATTTGCTCACCGTTTGTGTCAATTGATTCCTGCACAGTGTCCTTTTGAGCGTGATTTAAAACTTTTTGGTCGCACACTTCACATTCCGCCAATGTGTAAGCTGAATCCACTTTATGAAGAAGTTGTGGGTTTGCGCTTTCGGGCGTTGTGCTACTTAGCTGACGAGTGTGGCGAAGATATCACAGCTTATTGTTAA
- a CDS encoding aldo/keto reductase has translation MKTAVSFLGILIVTILPTSSRLQFTEDLNICRILNGMWQVSGGHGRINPQVAIQNMFEYKTAGFTTWDLADHYGPAEDFIGEFRRQLAAKYGKAALSEIQAFTKWVPRPGRMTKKIVAENIDISRRRMDTETLDLLQFHWWEYRDRSYLDALNYMAELQEEGKIKHLALTNFDTEHLEIIHQNGINIVSNQVQYSLIDRRPQVRMSSYCQQHNVQLFAYGSLCGGFLSEKYLGKPEPRGGELNTVSLRKYKNMIDAWGGWQLFQELLTTLKAIAEKHAVSIANIAIRYVLEQPAVAGAIVGARLSISQHIEDNAAVFSFALDTTDCQQIETILAKSRNLYQLIGDCGDEYRR, from the coding sequence ATGAAGACTGCCGTCTCTTTTTTAGGAATATTGATCGTGACTATTTTACCGACATCGAGCAGACTGCAATTTACTGAAGATTTAAATATTTGCCGCATTTTGAATGGAATGTGGCAAGTTTCTGGCGGGCATGGGCGAATCAACCCCCAAGTTGCGATTCAAAATATGTTTGAGTATAAAACCGCAGGCTTCACGACTTGGGATTTAGCAGATCATTACGGTCCTGCTGAAGATTTTATCGGTGAGTTTCGACGACAGCTTGCAGCCAAATACGGAAAAGCTGCGTTATCTGAAATACAAGCTTTTACAAAATGGGTGCCTAGACCTGGCAGAATGACAAAAAAAATCGTCGCCGAAAATATTGATATCTCGCGTCGCCGGATGGATACTGAAACGCTCGATCTTTTGCAATTTCATTGGTGGGAATACCGCGATCGCAGCTATCTAGACGCACTAAATTATATGGCAGAACTTCAGGAAGAAGGAAAGATTAAGCACTTAGCTCTTACTAATTTTGATACTGAACATCTAGAAATTATTCATCAAAATGGTATCAATATTGTATCAAATCAAGTACAGTATTCTTTAATCGATCGTCGTCCACAAGTACGTATGAGTTCATATTGCCAGCAGCATAACGTACAGCTATTTGCTTATGGTTCGCTCTGCGGCGGGTTTTTATCCGAAAAATATTTAGGCAAGCCAGAACCACGCGGCGGTGAACTCAATACTGTGAGTTTGCGAAAGTACAAAAATATGATCGATGCTTGGGGCGGATGGCAATTATTTCAAGAATTACTGACAACGCTCAAGGCGATCGCAGAGAAACACGCTGTCAGCATCGCTAATATTGCAATTCGTTATGTTTTAGAACAACCCGCCGTCGCTGGTGCGATCGTGGGTGCGCGACTGAGCATCTCCCAGCATATCGAAGACAATGCTGCTGTTTTTAGTTTCGCGTTGGATACGACCGATTGTCAACAAATCGAGACAATTCTCGCCAAGTCACGTAACCTTTACCAACTTATTGGCGACTGCGGCGACGAATACCGCCGCTAA
- the rpmF gene encoding 50S ribosomal protein L32 has translation MAVPKKKTSKSKRDQRRATWRRKAAVEAQKALSLGKSILTGRSTFVYPSKEEETEDEE, from the coding sequence ATGGCTGTTCCTAAGAAGAAAACATCTAAATCGAAACGCGACCAGAGAAGAGCAACTTGGAGACGTAAAGCAGCAGTGGAAGCGCAAAAAGCGCTGTCTTTAGGTAAATCAATTCTGACTGGACGCTCTACGTTTGTCTATCCTTCCAAGGAAGAAGAAACTGAAGACGAGGAATAG
- a CDS encoding sulfite oxidase-like oxidoreductase: protein MLGKFFQKPGGAESDRVPPGQYLTKGFPVLTYGQTPKIDLEEWRFRVWGLAKPATFTMSDFMALPQHEFTADFHCVTRWSKLDVKWTGVKVTDFMQLIEVDPKAIHVMEHCYGGYTTNLPLEDFVREENFFAHTLFGEPLPAEHGGPLRLVVPHLYAWKSAKWINGLEFLDHEESGFWERNGYHRRGEPWAEERYSGFFGL, encoded by the coding sequence ATGCTAGGAAAATTTTTTCAAAAACCAGGAGGCGCAGAAAGCGATCGCGTTCCTCCTGGTCAGTATTTAACAAAAGGGTTTCCCGTCTTAACCTACGGTCAAACGCCCAAAATTGACTTAGAAGAATGGCGGTTTCGGGTATGGGGTCTAGCCAAACCGGCGACGTTTACCATGTCCGATTTTATGGCACTGCCACAACACGAATTTACTGCGGATTTTCATTGCGTAACGCGCTGGTCTAAACTCGACGTAAAGTGGACTGGCGTCAAGGTGACAGATTTTATGCAGTTGATCGAGGTTGACCCCAAAGCAATCCATGTCATGGAACACTGCTACGGAGGTTACACCACAAATCTTCCCTTAGAAGACTTTGTTCGCGAAGAAAACTTTTTTGCGCATACGCTATTTGGCGAACCGCTACCCGCAGAACATGGCGGTCCATTGCGGCTGGTTGTTCCGCATCTGTATGCTTGGAAAAGCGCTAAGTGGATCAACGGTTTAGAATTTCTCGACCATGAAGAGTCGGGCTTTTGGGAACGTAACGGATATCACCGACGCGGTGAACCCTGGGCGGAAGAACGCTATAGCGGTTTCTTTGGGTTGTAA
- a CDS encoding aldehyde dehydrogenase — protein sequence MLAELSINDIIRKQRVYFQSGNTKNVEFRIAKLKTLKQAIQENAESIVNALKKDLYKPELETYATEISITREIDYALKHIKSWVKPKKVRLPLEQLPGAGYIYPGPLGVVLIIGPWNYPFQLVIAPLIGAIAAGNCVIVKPSEIAPNTSAVVSQIIQKYFDPSYIAVVEGGIDVSKQLLAEKFDHIFFTGGTAVGKIVMEAAAKHLTPVTLELGGKSPCIVDTDINLEHTARRIAWGKFINAGQTCIAPDYLLVNRQIKPQLLDSLQKVIKEFYGEDPQQSSDYARIVNQKQFSRLAELLHDGEIVTGGTTNSRDFYIAPTIIDRVSLEMPVMQEEIFGPILPIIEYGDLSEAIAIINEKPKPLALYVFSRNKDIQQRVLKETSSGGVCINDTVMQVGVSSLPFGGVGDSGIGRYHGKASFDTFSHEKSVLKKSFWLDLKWRYAPYAGKLDLIKRLIG from the coding sequence ATGCTTGCTGAACTATCTATAAATGATATTATCCGTAAACAACGTGTTTATTTTCAGAGTGGAAATACAAAAAATGTTGAGTTTCGAATTGCAAAATTAAAAACTCTAAAGCAAGCAATCCAAGAGAATGCAGAAAGCATTGTCAATGCGCTAAAAAAAGATTTATACAAACCAGAATTAGAAACGTATGCTACAGAAATTAGCATTACGCGAGAAATTGATTATGCTTTGAAACATATCAAATCATGGGTAAAGCCTAAAAAAGTACGTCTTCCCCTCGAACAACTTCCTGGGGCTGGATACATCTATCCAGGACCGCTAGGAGTTGTCTTAATTATTGGCCCGTGGAATTATCCGTTTCAGTTAGTTATAGCGCCTTTAATTGGTGCGATCGCCGCAGGTAATTGTGTCATTGTTAAGCCTTCTGAAATTGCGCCAAACACCTCAGCAGTTGTTTCACAAATCATCCAGAAATATTTCGATCCCTCCTACATCGCCGTTGTAGAAGGTGGTATTGACGTTAGCAAACAACTCCTAGCAGAAAAGTTCGATCATATCTTTTTTACAGGTGGTACAGCCGTCGGTAAAATTGTGATGGAAGCCGCAGCAAAACATCTTACGCCAGTCACTTTAGAATTAGGCGGTAAAAGTCCTTGCATTGTAGACACCGATATTAATCTTGAACATACTGCGCGCAGAATAGCTTGGGGTAAATTTATCAACGCTGGACAAACGTGCATTGCACCCGATTATCTTTTAGTCAATCGTCAAATCAAACCACAACTGCTTGATAGCTTACAAAAAGTTATCAAAGAATTTTATGGTGAAGATCCGCAACAGAGTTCTGACTATGCCAGAATTGTTAATCAAAAACAATTTTCACGTTTAGCAGAATTACTACACGATGGAGAAATCGTTACCGGAGGAACTACCAATTCGCGTGACTTTTATATTGCTCCAACGATTATTGATCGCGTCTCACTGGAAATGCCAGTGATGCAAGAAGAAATTTTTGGTCCAATTTTACCGATTATTGAATACGGCGATTTGAGCGAAGCGATCGCAATCATCAACGAAAAACCAAAACCTTTAGCGTTGTACGTGTTTTCGCGCAACAAAGATATTCAACAGCGAGTTTTAAAAGAAACTTCTTCTGGCGGTGTTTGTATTAATGACACTGTAATGCAAGTTGGCGTTTCATCTTTACCGTTTGGTGGTGTCGGAGATAGCGGAATCGGAAGATACCACGGCAAGGCGAGTTTTGATACGTTCTCGCATGAAAAAAGCGTCTTAAAGAAATCTTTTTGGCTTGATTTAAAATGGCGTTACGCGCCCTATGCAGGCAAACTAGACTTAATCAAACGGTTAATTGGCTAG
- a CDS encoding hybrid sensor histidine kinase/response regulator → MSSQPSRDNILVVDDSPDNVFLIQTILEEEGYNISTAEDGPTALRLVEQSPPQLVLLDVMMPGMDGFEVTQRIRRNNQLPFIPILLITAYDQPSVAQGLDMGADDFIRKPVEVDELLARVRSLLRLKHSVDERDQIARQREDFVSRLTHDLRTPLVAADRMLMLFQQGALGELSPTMKEAITTMARSNQNLLQMVNTLLEVYRFEADRKVLNFMPVNLQEVLSEVVKELEPLAQEKKLPLQFETESQVNPKVIGDRLEIHRLFTNLVGNAIKFTDSGSVKVRMKSSENEDSDAYITVEVADTGTGIPQEEQTTLFERFRQGSHKRSGSGLGLYLSRRIVEAHQGTINVKSTPGQGSVFIVDLPTAQ, encoded by the coding sequence ATGTCTTCCCAACCCTCTCGTGACAATATTCTTGTTGTAGACGATTCTCCAGATAATGTTTTTCTAATCCAAACTATTCTGGAAGAAGAAGGCTATAACATCTCCACTGCTGAGGATGGTCCTACAGCGTTAAGACTCGTTGAACAGTCGCCGCCACAATTGGTACTCCTTGATGTAATGATGCCAGGAATGGATGGTTTTGAGGTGACGCAACGCATCCGCCGTAACAATCAACTACCATTTATCCCAATTTTGCTGATTACAGCGTACGATCAGCCGAGTGTAGCCCAAGGATTAGACATGGGCGCAGACGATTTTATTCGTAAACCTGTGGAAGTTGATGAATTATTGGCACGCGTGCGATCGCTATTACGGCTAAAACACAGTGTAGACGAGCGCGACCAAATAGCCCGCCAACGCGAAGATTTTGTCTCGCGCCTAACGCACGATTTACGTACTCCATTAGTCGCCGCCGACCGAATGCTGATGCTGTTTCAACAAGGTGCATTAGGCGAACTTTCACCAACGATGAAAGAAGCGATTACTACAATGGCACGTAGTAATCAAAACTTATTGCAAATGGTGAACACCTTATTAGAAGTGTACCGTTTTGAGGCAGATCGTAAAGTCTTAAACTTCATGCCGGTTAATTTGCAAGAGGTACTATCCGAGGTTGTGAAGGAATTAGAACCGCTGGCGCAAGAAAAAAAGCTACCTCTACAATTTGAGACGGAGTCGCAAGTCAACCCGAAAGTGATTGGCGATCGCTTGGAAATTCACCGTTTATTTACAAACTTAGTCGGAAATGCCATTAAGTTTACTGACTCTGGTTCGGTAAAGGTACGGATGAAGTCGTCTGAGAATGAAGACTCAGATGCATACATTACGGTTGAAGTTGCAGACACGGGTACAGGTATTCCACAAGAAGAACAAACTACCTTATTTGAAAGATTTCGCCAAGGAAGCCACAAACGTTCTGGCAGCGGTTTAGGACTTTACCTTTCACGTAGAATTGTAGAAGCTCACCAGGGTACGATCAATGTTAAATCAACGCCTGGTCAAGGTAGTGTGTTTATCGTTGACTTACCGACCGCTCAGTAA
- the ureC gene encoding urease subunit alpha, whose translation MSYRMDRRAYAETFGPTVGDRVRLADTELIIEVEQDLTTYGDEVKFGGGKVIRDGMGQSPIANADGAVDVVITNALILDWWGIVKADIGIKDGKIFKIGKAGNPYIQDNVDIIIGPGTEAIASEGMILTAGGIDAHIHFICPQQIETAIASGVTTMIGGGTGPATGTNATTCTPGPWNIYRMLQAADAFPVNLGFLGKGNSSQPQGLVEQVQAGVMGLKLHEDWGTTPAAIDVCLSVADEYDVQVAIHTDTLNEAGFVEDTIAAFKNRVIHTYHTEGAGGGHAPDIIKVCGEANVLPSSTNPTRPYTLNTLDEHLDMLMVCHHLDPGIAEDVAFAESRIRRETIAAEDILHDLGAFSMISSDSQAMGRVGEVIIRTWQTAHKMKVQRGSLAEDTAANDNFRAKRYVAKYTINPAIAHGISEYVGSVEEGKLADLCLWRPAFFGVKPEIVIKGGAIAYAQMGDANASIPTPQPVHMRPMFASFGGAIATTSLTFVSQAAKDLGISQQLNLQKNIVAVSGTRQLSKSEMKLNDFLPHIEVDPETYEVKANGELLTCEPATTLPLAQRYFLF comes from the coding sequence ATGAGTTATCGCATGGATCGTCGTGCTTACGCTGAGACATTTGGTCCAACAGTAGGCGATCGCGTGCGACTTGCAGATACCGAATTGATTATCGAAGTCGAACAAGACCTGACAACCTACGGCGATGAAGTCAAATTTGGCGGTGGTAAAGTCATTCGCGATGGTATGGGACAATCGCCAATAGCGAATGCGGATGGTGCGGTCGATGTTGTGATTACAAATGCGTTAATTCTCGATTGGTGGGGAATCGTTAAAGCAGATATTGGCATTAAAGACGGCAAGATTTTCAAAATTGGCAAAGCGGGAAATCCTTACATTCAAGACAACGTAGATATCATTATTGGTCCTGGTACAGAAGCGATCGCCTCAGAAGGAATGATCCTCACCGCTGGGGGAATTGACGCGCACATTCACTTTATTTGTCCGCAACAGATTGAAACCGCGATCGCTTCTGGAGTCACGACAATGATCGGCGGCGGAACAGGTCCAGCCACAGGAACAAACGCGACAACTTGCACGCCAGGACCGTGGAATATTTACCGAATGCTGCAAGCTGCGGATGCCTTTCCAGTTAATTTAGGCTTTTTAGGGAAAGGAAATAGCAGTCAACCACAAGGACTTGTCGAACAAGTACAAGCCGGTGTCATGGGCTTAAAACTTCATGAAGACTGGGGGACAACTCCCGCCGCGATTGATGTTTGCCTAAGTGTTGCCGATGAATACGACGTGCAAGTCGCGATTCACACTGATACACTCAACGAAGCTGGATTTGTCGAAGATACGATCGCCGCTTTCAAAAACCGCGTGATTCATACTTATCATACCGAGGGTGCGGGTGGCGGTCATGCACCAGATATCATCAAAGTTTGTGGAGAAGCCAACGTTTTACCTTCTTCTACCAATCCTACACGCCCTTATACGCTAAATACGCTGGACGAACACTTAGATATGTTGATGGTATGCCATCACCTCGATCCAGGAATTGCGGAAGATGTGGCGTTTGCTGAGTCGCGAATTCGTCGCGAAACAATCGCAGCAGAGGACATCTTACACGATCTTGGTGCGTTTAGCATGATTTCTTCTGACTCGCAGGCAATGGGAAGAGTCGGAGAAGTGATTATTCGGACTTGGCAAACTGCGCACAAAATGAAAGTACAGCGCGGTTCCCTCGCGGAAGATACCGCAGCAAACGACAACTTTCGCGCCAAGCGCTACGTTGCTAAATATACGATTAACCCCGCGATCGCGCATGGTATTTCTGAATATGTCGGTTCCGTAGAAGAAGGGAAACTTGCGGATTTGTGTTTGTGGCGTCCGGCATTTTTTGGTGTCAAGCCGGAGATTGTCATTAAAGGCGGGGCGATCGCCTATGCGCAGATGGGAGACGCAAACGCGAGTATCCCTACACCACAACCTGTACATATGCGTCCGATGTTTGCCAGCTTTGGTGGGGCGATCGCCACAACTTCGCTGACTTTTGTTTCACAAGCCGCAAAAGACTTAGGAATCTCTCAACAACTTAACTTACAAAAAAACATCGTTGCTGTGTCTGGGACTCGCCAGCTAAGCAAAAGCGAAATGAAATTAAATGACTTTTTGCCTCACATCGAAGTCGATCCAGAAACTTATGAAGTCAAGGCAAATGGTGAATTACTCACGTGCGAACCTGCAACAACTTTACCTTTAGCACAACGCTACTTTCTCTTCTAA
- a CDS encoding TM2 domain-containing protein — MQQVNSGVAYLLWCLCFFGVCGGQRFYTGHVTSGLVYLFTFGFLGVGQLIDLAFIPSMVNRRNIYLRGLHAQQSLELNIGNIPRQQKFQVNASPSTVHSPMQKLLLAAKKNGGQLSIAQAAMYTGLDPKEAKKLLQEAEKVGCAEICNDPVTGAIRYRFDV; from the coding sequence ATGCAGCAAGTAAACTCAGGCGTTGCTTACCTTTTATGGTGTTTGTGCTTTTTTGGCGTTTGTGGAGGTCAAAGATTTTACACTGGTCACGTGACCAGTGGTCTAGTTTATCTTTTCACATTTGGTTTTCTTGGTGTTGGTCAACTGATAGACCTAGCTTTCATTCCTAGCATGGTGAATCGGCGTAATATTTATCTACGAGGACTACACGCCCAACAATCGCTGGAGTTAAATATTGGCAATATTCCTCGTCAGCAAAAGTTTCAAGTAAATGCCTCACCTTCAACAGTACATAGTCCGATGCAAAAGTTACTGCTAGCAGCTAAAAAAAACGGCGGACAACTATCGATCGCACAAGCAGCTATGTACACTGGGCTAGACCCGAAAGAAGCAAAAAAACTACTGCAAGAAGCTGAAAAAGTAGGATGCGCTGAAATTTGCAACGATCCTGTAACAGGTGCAATTCGTTATCGGTTTGATGTATGA